CTTTTAAATAACCCTTATCCGAACCTTCAACAAAATATGCTTTTCCTTCAGCTTCTTTCCATTTATTGTCTTTTATAGAATAACCTTTATTGATTACTCTTATACCACCATCATCCCTTAAACTATAGTTAGCTGTTACTTTGGTTAAACCTCTTTCAAATTTATTATCTAACCTTGCAATTTCGTACCATTTTCCAAGATATTTATCTGACTTGAAATTATCAACAGGCTTAACATTTTCGGGTATTCCAATACAACTTGTTATTAGTAAAGTTAATATTATTGATAATTTTTTCATTATTTTTGTCCTGATAGTTATAACGGCGAAATGAGCTGAGTCTTAATGGTTAAAGAAACAGAAACAAAACTATCTGTGTTGGAATCGCCGTTAGAAACTCTTATCTAAAAATTTTCTTAATATCTAATCAAGCTCCCAGCAGAAACTTCCTTGTTACTTTAGGAATACAAGTGTTTTTAGTTTAAATGGATAACTTCTGCTTGTTTTGTTTTGATTAAATACTCTGCTACCTGCTGTCGATGGCAATCTTTGAAATTCTTTTCAGCACAAAGTAAACAAAAAGGCTCTGGAATATTCAATAAACGACGGGTTAGTAAATCTCCTGACTTGTTGAGCAATTCTGTATAGAGTTCACTCCAGTTATCAAAATCCAAAAATACATTCCCTAACTCAATAAAAGAATAATACTGAATCCCTATATCTGAAAGAAGCTTCTCTATACCTTTATCTGCTGTTTTGGCTTTTACAAACATTCCCATACTTGATTTATCAGGTCTTAGCCTTATATCTGCTACTGTTTTGATAGAATGACTTTGTAAAAGACTGAGAAACTCTTCTTTTTTTCTACCTCCATATCCAATAGTATAGACTTTCATAAGTATCTCCTTTTTTGAATTTTATAAGATAAGATATAGCTTTAGAAAATGCAAAGATTTTGTTAACCAATTAACAAATTTTGAATATTTTAGAGCTACTCAATAAGAAAATGGAGCAGCTCTAATCATTAGGGTGTAAAAATCGTAACACCCTTACAATTTTGAACAGCTGTTATTATTTTT
The Desulfobacterales bacterium genome window above contains:
- a CDS encoding lipocalin family protein, producing the protein MKKLSIILTLLITSCIGIPENVKPVDNFKSDKYLGKWYEIARLDNKFERGLTKVTANYSLRDDGGIRVINKGYSIKDNKWKEAEGKAYFVEGSDKGYLKVSFFGPFYASYIIFEIDHENYQYSLVCSSNKAYLWILSREPKIKENIKNILISKASELGFDTDKLIYVNQD
- a CDS encoding DUF488 domain-containing protein — encoded protein: MKVYTIGYGGRKKEEFLSLLQSHSIKTVADIRLRPDKSSMGMFVKAKTADKGIEKLLSDIGIQYYSFIELGNVFLDFDNWSELYTELLNKSGDLLTRRLLNIPEPFCLLCAEKNFKDCHRQQVAEYLIKTKQAEVIHLN